One Euphorbia lathyris chromosome 1, ddEupLath1.1, whole genome shotgun sequence DNA segment encodes these proteins:
- the LOC136209178 gene encoding berberine bridge enzyme-like 22: MKHIFIFILLIISCANSIPIHKEFYKCISTHSITSTKSIEIIFTPESSLYSSLLKSSQQNLRWINSTSSNPLLIITPFQESEIQAAIICSRTLGLQLRVRSGGHDYEGLSYLSQLPFVLIDLINFGAIEIDMEDQTAWVQSGATIGQLYYAIAKKSGVHGFPAGLCPTVGVGGHFSGGGFGTMVRKYGVAADNVVDAYLIDVHGRILDRKGMGEDLFWAIRGGGGASFGVILSWKINLVQVPQTVTVFAVTTTFEFGATKLIHKWQHIADKVDEDLFIRIIMQNIGDGKGVQVIFNSLFLGGIERVIPLMNEKFPELEVKAENCSEMSWVESTVYFAGFPNGSPVEVLLDKTELYKASFKAKSDFVTIPISEKGVEGIVDKLVEEEVAFVIMDPYGGRMSEISESEIAFPHRKGVMYNIQYLVKWEWEREREEKKHIKWIRCLHRYMKPYVSRSPRTAYLNYRDLDLGRNKLINTSYAEASVWGIKYFKGNFKRLVQVKTKVDPHNFFRNDQSIPSLK, translated from the coding sequence ATGAAacacatatttatatttatactacTAATCATTTCATGTGCAAATTCTATTCCAATCCATAAGGAGTTTTATAAGTGCATTTCAACCCATTCCATTACCTCTACTAAATCTATTGAGATCATCTTCACTCCTGAATCATCCCTATATTCATCCCTTCTGAAATCATCTCAACAGAATTTAAGATGGATAAATTCTACTTCTTCCAATCCTCTTCTCATCATTACTCCATTCCAGGAATCAGAGATTCAAGCAGCAATTATTTGCAGCAGAACACTTGGCTTACAACTAAGAGTTCGGAGCGGCGGCCATGACTATGAAGGATTATCTTATCTATCACAACTCCCATTCGTCTTGATCGATCTCATCAACTTTGGAGCCATTGAGATTGACATGGAAGACCAGACAGCATGGGTTCAATCAGGGGCAACAATAGGCCAGCTATACTATGCCATTGCCAAGAAAAGTGGAGTACATGGATTTCCAGCCGGGTTATGCCCAACTGTAGGAGTTGGTGGCCATTTTAGTGGAGGAGGCTTTGGTACTATGGTCAGAAAGTATGGAGTTGCAGCTGATAATGTTGTGGATGCTTACTTGATTGATGTTCATGGCAGGATTCTGGACAGGAAAGGAATGGGAGAAGACTTGTTTTGGGCTATTAGAGGAGGTGGTGGAGCTAGTTTTGGAGTCATTCTTTCCTGGAAAATCAATCTTGTTCAAGTTCCACAAACTGTTACAGTTTTTGCAGTTACAACAACCTTTGAATTTGGTGCTACCAAACTTATCCACAAATGGCAGCATATTGCAGATAAAGTAGATGAAGATCTCTTTATCAGGATCATCATGCAAAATATCGGTGATGGAAAAGGAGTCCAAGTAATCTTCAATTCGTTGTTTCTTGGAGGAATTGAAAGAGTGATACCtttgatgaatgagaaattccCAGAATTGGAAGTGAAAGCTGAAAATTGTTCAGAAATGAGTTGGGTTGAATCTACTGTTTACTTTGCTGGATTTCCTAATGGAAGTCCAGTAGAGGTGTTGCTTGATAAGACAGAGCTATACAAAGCAAGTTTCAAGGCAAAATCAGATTTTGTAACTATCCCAATATCAGAAAAAGGAGTGGAAGGAATAGTAGATAAATTGGTGGAGGAAGAGGTAGCATTTGTAATAATGGATCCTTATGGTGGAAGAATGAGTGAAATATCAGAATCAGAAATAGCATTTCCCCATAGGAAAGGTGTTATGTACAACATACAATACCTTGTCAAGTGGGAATGGGAAAGGGAAAGGGAAGAAAAGAAGCATATTAAGTGGATAAGGTGTTTGCATAGGTATATGAAACCTTATGTTTCAAGGTCACCAAGAACAGCTTATCTAAACTATAGGGATCTTGATTTGGGAAGAAATAAGTTAATAAACACAAGCTATGCAGAGGCAAGTGTATGGGGTATTAAGTACTTTAAGGGAAATTTCAAGAGGTTAGTCCAAGTAAAAACAAAGGTAGATCCTCATAATTTCTTCAGAAATGACCAAAGTATTCCATCCCTCAAATGA